One window of Streptomyces sp. FIT100 genomic DNA carries:
- a CDS encoding TIGR04222 domain-containing membrane protein — translation MAIIMDMDMGMGMGMGTAVAALSLGASLAVLIRLRRRAEAEHANRSAVPPPGDPLAVALLAGGTQRLTHTVLFRLHAAGRIVSTRRGHTVQPPRDGGPDRTDAERALLREGLGATFSTAKAHEALVASAAVERLTSRLVADSFLWDEETTRRWKRLSLGHGLLCVAALLVAITAAPDPYAPYLPLALLAAAGFAAQHAFGRLGRLTPAGRSALKWLRAEYETRNGSHWAALDRGAGDDATALHLGTEANGLGVALRGTKAISDAKVRRRIDPSGGSNSGGCGGCGGGCGG, via the coding sequence ATGGCGATCATCATGGACATGGACATGGGCATGGGCATGGGCATGGGCACGGCGGTGGCGGCGCTGTCGCTCGGCGCCTCGCTGGCCGTGCTGATCAGGCTCCGGCGCCGGGCCGAAGCGGAGCACGCGAACCGGTCGGCCGTGCCGCCGCCCGGCGATCCGCTCGCCGTCGCGCTCCTCGCGGGCGGGACGCAACGCCTCACCCACACCGTGCTCTTCCGGCTGCACGCCGCGGGCCGGATCGTGTCCACGAGGCGCGGCCACACGGTGCAGCCCCCTCGGGACGGCGGCCCGGACCGGACGGACGCCGAACGGGCCCTGCTGCGCGAAGGTCTCGGCGCCACCTTCTCCACCGCGAAGGCCCATGAGGCGCTGGTGGCGTCCGCGGCGGTGGAGCGGCTGACGTCGCGACTGGTGGCGGACTCGTTCCTGTGGGACGAGGAGACCACCCGGCGCTGGAAACGGCTGTCCCTGGGACACGGCCTCCTCTGCGTCGCCGCCCTGCTCGTCGCGATCACCGCAGCCCCCGACCCGTACGCCCCGTACCTCCCGCTCGCCCTCCTCGCCGCCGCCGGCTTCGCCGCGCAGCACGCCTTCGGCCGCCTCGGGCGGCTCACTCCGGCGGGGCGGTCGGCACTGAAGTGGCTGCGGGCGGAGTACGAGACCCGCAACGGCTCCCATTGGGCGGCCCTCGACCGGGGAGCCGGTGATGACGCCACCGCGCTGCACCTCGGCACGGAGGCGAACGGCCTCGGTGTCGCCCTGCGCGGTACGAAGGCCATCTCGGACGCCAAGGTCCGGCGCCGTATCGACCCCAGCGGCGGCAGCAACTCGGGTGGATGCGGGGGTTGCGGGGGCGGCTGCGGCGGTTGA
- a CDS encoding GntP family permease has protein sequence MPPAAPPHTGGLLLLIDGTAGLLTVAALGIALLLFLIIKVRLQPFVALLAVSIAVGLAAGLSVTELFGTVQKSAAVSVIETGMGGILGHVAIIIGLGTMLGAILEVSGGAEVLSSRLLGLFGEKRAPLAMGLTGLIFGIPVFFDVGIFVLAPIVYAAAKRSGKSIVLYAMPLLAGLSMTHAFLPPHPGPVAAAGLLHVSLGWVILMGVVVGIPAVIAAWVYASWIGKRLFVPVPEDMLEAAEDAKAAVAAERRSSATEAPVSLGTVLFIIGTPLVLILAATFSSIALDESTLRSVIEFFGSPFVALTIALVLAYLLLGVRRGWSRKSLESVSTQSLKPVGNILLVVGAGGVFGAVLKASGVAQALSDTFNDVGLPVIVLAYLISLVLRVAQGSATVAIVTTAGIVLPLVEGGDHSQAFLALVIMAISAGSIFASHVNDGGFWIVAQYFGISERDTLKSWTVLESVLSVAGFAVAAALSLAV, from the coding sequence ATGCCACCTGCCGCGCCACCCCACACCGGAGGACTGCTCCTCCTCATCGACGGCACCGCCGGACTGCTCACCGTCGCCGCCCTCGGCATCGCGCTCCTCCTCTTCCTGATCATCAAGGTCAGGCTCCAGCCGTTCGTCGCGCTGCTCGCCGTCTCGATCGCGGTCGGCCTCGCCGCCGGCCTCTCCGTCACCGAACTCTTCGGCACCGTCCAGAAGTCCGCCGCCGTCTCGGTCATCGAGACCGGCATGGGCGGCATCCTCGGCCATGTCGCGATCATCATCGGCCTGGGCACCATGCTCGGCGCGATACTCGAGGTCAGCGGTGGCGCAGAGGTGCTGAGCTCCCGCCTCCTCGGCCTCTTCGGCGAGAAGCGCGCCCCGCTGGCCATGGGCCTCACCGGCCTCATCTTCGGCATCCCGGTCTTCTTCGACGTCGGCATCTTCGTCCTCGCGCCGATCGTCTACGCCGCCGCCAAGCGCTCCGGCAAGTCGATCGTGCTGTACGCGATGCCGCTCCTCGCGGGCCTGTCGATGACCCACGCCTTCCTGCCGCCGCACCCGGGGCCGGTCGCCGCCGCGGGCCTGCTCCACGTCTCGCTCGGCTGGGTCATCCTCATGGGCGTCGTCGTCGGCATCCCGGCCGTCATCGCCGCCTGGGTGTACGCCTCCTGGATCGGCAAGCGGCTCTTCGTCCCCGTACCGGAGGACATGCTCGAAGCCGCCGAGGACGCCAAGGCGGCCGTCGCGGCCGAACGCAGGAGCTCCGCCACCGAGGCGCCGGTCTCCCTCGGCACGGTCCTGTTCATCATCGGCACGCCGCTGGTGCTCATCCTCGCCGCGACGTTCTCGTCCATCGCGCTCGACGAGTCGACCCTGCGCTCGGTCATCGAGTTCTTCGGCAGCCCCTTCGTCGCCCTGACGATCGCGCTCGTGCTGGCGTACCTCCTGCTGGGCGTCCGCCGCGGCTGGTCCCGCAAGTCCCTGGAGTCGGTCTCGACCCAGTCGCTGAAGCCGGTCGGCAACATCCTGCTCGTCGTCGGCGCGGGCGGAGTCTTCGGCGCCGTGCTCAAGGCGAGCGGCGTCGCCCAGGCGCTCTCGGACACCTTCAACGACGTGGGCCTGCCCGTCATCGTGCTGGCCTACCTGATCTCCCTCGTCCTGCGGGTCGCCCAGGGCTCGGCCACGGTCGCGATCGTCACCACGGCGGGCATCGTGCTCCCCCTGGTCGAGGGCGGCGACCACTCGCAGGCGTTCCTCGCCCTGGTCATCATGGCGATCTCGGCCGGCTCGATCTTCGCGTCGCACGTCAACGACGGCGGATTCTGGATCGTCGCGCAGTACTTCGGCATATCCGAGCGGGACACCCTCAAGTCCTGGACGGTGCTGGAGTCGGTCCTGTCGGTGGCGGGCTTCGCGGTGGCGGCGGCGTTGAGTCTGGCCGTCTGA
- a CDS encoding M14 family metallopeptidase, with amino-acid sequence MRLRIRGSGRNGRRPVTLAALLALAVAVPFTATASPAPAKAAPAPAEETIRQYEIHGPSTVAERTAIAAAGVSIDEADAHAIVVSADTAQAKRLRALGHVLEALPAPPSRTAAGAAVKPFDFPSADSRYHNYAEMNAEIDQRIAAHPAIMSKRVIGKSYQGRDIVAIKISDNVATDENEPEVLFTHHQHAREHLTVEMALYLLRELGDDYGTDSRVTNAVDGREIWIVPDLNPDGGEYDIATGSYRSWRKNRQPNSGSSYVGTDLNRNWNFKWGCCGGSSGSTSSETYRGPAAESAPEVRVVADFVRSRVVGGEQQITAGIDFHTYSELVLWPYGYTTADTAPGMTQDDRDAFASVGGKMAASNGYTPEQASDLYITDGSIDDWLWGNQKIFAYTFEMYPAGFGGGGFYPPDEVIERETSRNRDAVLQLLENADCMYRSIGKEQQYCS; translated from the coding sequence ATGCGACTTCGCATACGCGGCAGCGGCAGGAACGGCAGGAGGCCCGTCACCCTGGCGGCCCTGCTCGCCCTCGCCGTGGCCGTCCCGTTCACGGCGACCGCCTCACCCGCACCGGCAAAGGCCGCGCCGGCGCCCGCCGAAGAGACGATCCGGCAGTACGAGATCCACGGCCCGTCCACCGTCGCCGAGCGCACCGCCATCGCCGCGGCGGGCGTCTCGATCGACGAGGCCGACGCCCACGCGATCGTCGTCAGCGCCGACACGGCCCAGGCGAAGCGGCTCCGCGCCCTCGGCCATGTGCTCGAAGCACTGCCCGCACCGCCCTCGCGCACGGCGGCCGGCGCCGCAGTGAAACCGTTCGACTTCCCGTCCGCCGACTCCCGCTACCACAACTACGCGGAGATGAACGCGGAGATCGACCAGCGCATCGCGGCCCACCCGGCGATCATGAGCAAGCGCGTGATCGGCAAGTCCTACCAGGGCCGGGACATCGTTGCCATCAAGATCAGCGACAACGTCGCCACCGACGAGAACGAGCCCGAGGTCCTCTTCACCCACCACCAGCACGCCCGCGAGCACCTCACCGTCGAGATGGCGCTCTATCTGCTGCGCGAGCTCGGCGACGACTACGGCACCGACTCCCGCGTCACGAACGCCGTCGACGGCCGCGAGATCTGGATCGTGCCGGACCTCAACCCGGACGGCGGCGAGTACGACATCGCCACCGGCTCTTACCGCAGCTGGCGCAAGAACCGCCAGCCCAACTCCGGTTCCTCCTACGTCGGTACCGACCTGAACCGCAACTGGAACTTCAAGTGGGGCTGCTGCGGCGGCTCTTCGGGCTCCACGAGTTCCGAGACCTACCGCGGTCCGGCCGCGGAGTCCGCGCCCGAGGTGAGGGTCGTCGCCGACTTCGTGCGCTCCCGTGTCGTCGGCGGCGAGCAGCAGATCACGGCCGGCATCGACTTCCACACCTACAGCGAGCTGGTCCTGTGGCCGTACGGCTACACGACGGCCGACACCGCCCCCGGGATGACCCAGGACGACCGCGACGCCTTCGCGTCCGTGGGCGGGAAGATGGCCGCGAGCAACGGCTACACGCCGGAGCAGGCCAGCGACCTCTACATCACGGACGGGTCGATCGACGACTGGCTGTGGGGCAACCAGAAGATCTTCGCCTACACCTTCGAGATGTACCCGGCGGGCTTCGGCGGCGGCGGTTTCTACCCGCCCGACGAGGTGATCGAGCGCGAGACGAGCCGCAACCGGGACGCGGTGCTCCAACTGCTGGAGAACGCGGACTGCATGTACCGGTCGATCGGCAAGGAGCAGCAGTACTGCTCGTGA
- a CDS encoding Nramp family divalent metal transporter, translating to MTDTTEEEAGTPVSRPRKSSWRYIGPGIVVAATGVGAGDLVATLIAGSKFGYTLLWAAVIGCLVKISLAEAAGRWHLATGRTLFDGWRSLGSWTTVYFAVYVTVWGFVYGAAAMSSSALPLAALFPDSMDLKWWGVLCGLVGLVFVWFNRYAVFEKVMTVLVGVMFVVTVYLAVRVTPNLGDALAGLVPVLPDDSLIYTLGLIGGVGGTITLAAYGYWVNAKGWHNTSWMKVMRLDNRVAYITTGIFVVAMLFVGAELLHSAGIALAKGDKGLLDLADILADRYGTATAKLFLVGFFATSFTSLIGVWHGVSLMFADFVSHYRPSIAPAGTPRDKTPAFRAYLLWLTFPPIALLFLDQPFGLVIVYGVIGAFFMPFLALTLVWLLNSSRTPREWRNGMLSNVMLAAAGLLFVVLCVQQVRELPW from the coding sequence ATGACGGACACCACCGAGGAAGAAGCAGGCACGCCGGTCTCCCGGCCCCGCAAGTCGAGCTGGCGCTACATCGGCCCGGGCATCGTCGTCGCCGCGACCGGCGTCGGCGCCGGCGACCTCGTCGCGACCCTGATCGCGGGCAGCAAGTTCGGCTACACCCTGCTCTGGGCCGCGGTCATCGGCTGCCTCGTCAAGATCTCCCTCGCCGAGGCCGCCGGCCGCTGGCACCTCGCCACCGGCCGCACCCTCTTCGACGGCTGGCGCAGCCTAGGCTCCTGGACCACGGTCTACTTCGCCGTGTACGTCACCGTCTGGGGCTTCGTCTACGGCGCCGCGGCGATGTCGTCCAGCGCACTGCCGCTCGCCGCGCTCTTCCCCGACTCGATGGACCTGAAGTGGTGGGGCGTGCTGTGCGGCCTCGTCGGCCTGGTCTTCGTCTGGTTCAACCGCTACGCCGTCTTCGAGAAGGTCATGACGGTGCTTGTCGGCGTGATGTTCGTGGTCACCGTCTATCTCGCCGTCCGCGTCACCCCGAACCTCGGCGACGCCCTCGCCGGCCTGGTGCCCGTCCTGCCGGACGACTCCCTCATCTACACCCTGGGCCTGATCGGCGGCGTCGGCGGCACCATCACGCTGGCCGCGTACGGGTACTGGGTCAATGCCAAGGGCTGGCACAACACCAGCTGGATGAAGGTCATGCGGCTCGACAACCGCGTCGCCTACATCACCACCGGCATCTTCGTCGTCGCGATGCTCTTCGTCGGCGCGGAGCTGCTGCACTCCGCCGGGATCGCGCTCGCCAAGGGCGACAAGGGCCTCCTCGACCTCGCCGACATCCTCGCCGACCGCTACGGCACGGCGACGGCCAAGCTCTTCCTCGTCGGCTTCTTCGCCACGTCCTTCACCTCGCTGATCGGCGTCTGGCACGGCGTGAGCCTGATGTTCGCGGACTTCGTCTCCCACTACCGCCCGTCCATCGCCCCCGCGGGCACACCCCGCGACAAGACGCCGGCCTTCCGGGCCTATCTGCTGTGGCTGACCTTCCCGCCGATCGCGCTGCTCTTCCTGGACCAGCCGTTCGGGCTCGTGATCGTGTACGGAGTCATCGGCGCCTTCTTCATGCCGTTCCTCGCGCTGACCCTGGTCTGGCTGCTCAACTCGTCCCGCACACCGCGCGAATGGCGCAACGGCATGCTGAGCAACGTGATGCTGGCGGCGGCGGGGCTGCTGTTCGTGGTCCTGTGCGTGCAGCAGGTGCGGGAGCTGCCCTGGTAG
- a CDS encoding RidA family protein, with protein MTTEKTAITPATHTTPPAKFSHGVRKGNILQVAGQVGFLPAVEGQAPTVAGPTLREQTLQTLANVKAILEEGGASWDDVMMIRVYLTDTAHFAEMNEIYNTYFEEQGLGQAPAARTTVYVGLPAGLLIEIDALAVLG; from the coding sequence ATGACGACCGAGAAGACCGCGATCACCCCCGCCACCCACACCACCCCGCCCGCGAAGTTCTCCCACGGCGTCCGCAAGGGCAACATCCTCCAGGTCGCCGGACAGGTCGGCTTCCTCCCTGCCGTCGAGGGCCAGGCCCCGACCGTCGCGGGCCCGACCCTGCGCGAGCAGACCCTCCAGACCCTCGCCAACGTCAAGGCGATCCTGGAGGAGGGCGGCGCGAGCTGGGACGACGTGATGATGATCCGCGTCTACCTCACCGACACCGCCCACTTCGCCGAGATGAACGAGATCTACAACACCTACTTCGAGGAGCAGGGCCTGGGGCAGGCCCCCGCCGCCCGCACGACGGTCTACGTCGGCCTCCCCGCCGGGCTGCTCATCGAGATCGACGCCCTGGCCGTCCTCGGCTGA